From Antennarius striatus isolate MH-2024 chromosome 14, ASM4005453v1, whole genome shotgun sequence, the proteins below share one genomic window:
- the abrab gene encoding actin binding Rho activating protein b, giving the protein MSGKPTGQASHRKPSVNRNIKKLRTSMVCSLTSSWQQWAKENEEKQANEPSGWTPSSLGEPTEKSRQTWTPKKAPLTQTQPTEGQQSVTPHKETKDSETEEFGTSAELLIASPIKVKQVVKTVTSGVQEKGAGVGLLAEKLNKESLPSNEEIDRLLKKKSSPTRRRKCSNMVSSLTKSWKQVEKGQEYGNEGGIHEENTCVGEEDDTVSIEENQTHARSFVKGTEEKDSDSESAVKIKRPTVQQYKKEAGDANKMNVVSKKSSAVGSLKSHWQTWASEHTVNQKLNPFSEYFDHDYSMSLRLQKGQEGYGRPKEGTKTAERAQRAEKHIHREIDDMCYVIRTMAYPDPDGKTRITFGELFERYVRISDKVVGILMRARKHGKVAFDGEMLWQGRDDGAVITLLV; this is encoded by the exons ATGTCTGGCAAACCGACCGGTCAAGCTTCCCATCGGAAACCATCCGTCAACAGGAATATCAAGAAGCTTCGCACAAGCATGGTGTGCAGTTTGACAAGCAGCTGGCAGCAGTGGGCGAAGGAGAATGAGGAAAAGCAGGCCAATGAACCCAGTGGTTGGACCCCATCATCACTGGGAGAACCAACAGAGAAATCCAGACAGACATGGACTCCAAAAAAGGCACCTCTCACCCAAACACAGCCAACAGAGGGTCAACAATCTGTAACTCCTCACAAGGAGACCAAAGACTCTGAAACTGAAGAGTTTGGAACTTCAGCTGAGCTGCTGATTGCATCTCCCATCAAGGTTAAGCAAGTGGTGAAGACAGTGACCAGTGGAGTACAGGAGAAGGGAGCTGGTGTAGGACTCCTGGCCGAGAAGCTCAATAAAGAGTCTCTACCTTCAAATGAGGAAATTGACAGGCTTCTGAAGAAGAAAAGCTCTCCTACACGGCGCAGAAAGTGCTCCAACATGGTATCTTCTCTCACCAAGAGTTGGAAACAAGTGGAAAAAGGTCAAGAGTATGGCAACGAAGGAGGAATCCATGAGGAAAATACCTGTGTAGGTGAGGAAGATGACACAGTGAGCATAGAGGAGAATCAAACACACGCCAGAAGTTTTGTTAAaggaacagaagaaaaagactctgactctgagtcAGCAGTGAAGATTAAAAGAcccacagtccaaca GTACAAAAAAGAGGCTGGGGATGCCAACAAGATGAATGTTGTGTCAAAGAAAAGCAGTGCTGTGGGGAGCCTCAAGAGCCACTGGCAGACCTGGGCCTCGGAGCACACAGTCAACCAGAAATTAAACCCCTTCAGTGAATATTTTGACCATGATTACTCCATGTCCCTACGCCTCCAAAAAGGCCAAGAGGGATATGGCCGCCCCAAGGAAGGTACCAAAACGGCAGAGAGAGCTCAACGGGCCGAGAAACACATCCACCGAGAGATAGATGACATGTGCTACGTGATCAGGACTATGGCTTATCCTGACCCGGATGGAAAGACTCGAATTACATTTGGAGAACTGTTTGAAAGATATGTTCGGATCTCTGATAAGGTGGTGGGGATTCTGATGAGAGCCAGGAAACATGGAAAGGTGGCATTTGATGGCGAGATGCTGTGGCAAGGCCGGGATGATGGAGCAGTCATAACTCTTCTGGTGTGA